A single Garra rufa chromosome 9, GarRuf1.0, whole genome shotgun sequence DNA region contains:
- the gpsm3 gene encoding uncharacterized protein gpsm3: MWALLDIPLRGPHLNSSKVEKALTFSSTESSAEATMNCSEVRVETSVDKQLEALLILEEGDEPSDLINSSRGRSVLRVRTADENTNDDIREATEGSSHDHNNVQVGKGESEAIQAEMNEETQTLESQQEEKVEDHTKTDKGSSDGTGAGPEKMPQAETQEKPRAQGEVKLRPKDRLSPADAKLTVHRTSPDFPDALCELLFALQEGRRLNDQRCSFRLEHRRRCYSEPSTPRHSQRVVFSSMTSLQKEEFFDLLATSQGRRLDDQRAELQEAPAAPPPPLAKPKQRKSSWKIPEATRTVPTQAPNEDLYNMIVNSQVSTSDMLFIATGIHTYDLL, from the exons ATGTGGGCTTTACTTGACATTCCGCTGAGAGGACCTCATTTAAACTCGTCTAAAGTTGAGAAG GCTCTCACATTTTCTTCCACGGAGAGCTCGGCAGAAGCCACGATGAACTGCTCTGAGGTCAGAGTTGAAACCTCGGTGGACAAGCAGTTGGAAGCTCTTCTCATTCTCGAAGAGGGGGATGAACCTTCGGATCTGATAAACAGCAGCAGAGGAAGGAGCGTGCTGAGAGTTAGGACGGCTGATGAAAACACAAACGATGACATTAGAGAAGCCACAGAGGGAAGTTCACATGATCACAACAATGTCCAAGTAGGAAAAGGTGAGAGCGAAGCAATACAAGCAGAAATGAATGAGGAGACCCAAACTTTAGAAAGTCAGCAAGAAGAGAAGGTGGAAGATCACACGAAAACGGACAAGGGATCGTCAGACGGGACGGGTGCGGGACCGGAGAAGATGCCACAAGCAGAGACACAAGAGAAGCCTAGAGCTCAAGGAGAAGTAAAACTGCGGCCAAAAGACAGACTAAGTCCTGCCGATGCAAAGCTAACG GTTCACAGGACATCTCCAGATTTCCCAGACGCTTTATGTGAGCTGTTGTTCGCGTTACAAGAAGGCCGGCGACTCAACGACCAGCGCTGCTCGTTCCGTCTGGAGCATCGCAGGAGATGTTACTCAGAGCCCAGCACACCTCGCCACAGCCAGAGAG TGGTGTTCTCCTCCATGACATCCCTGCAGAAGGAGGAGTTCTTTGATTTGTTGGCGACTTCTCAGGGTCGTCGACTGGATGACCAGCGAGCAGAACTCCAGGAGGCTCCCGCTGCCCCCCCACCTCCGCTGGCCAAGCCCAAACAGAGGAAGAGCAGCTGGAAGATCCCAGAGGCCACTCGAACCGTTCCCACGCAAGCACCCAATGAGGATTTATACAACATGATCGTTAACTCACAAGTGAGCACTTCTGACATGTTGTTTATCGCTACTGGAATACACACATATGACCTGCTCTGA